The DNA region AACCCGGCCGCTCGCCCGGGCCACCCGGGCCGTGACGTCCTTCTCCGACACGTCGACCATGCGGGCCGCACCCGCCCCGTCGATGTGCGTCAGCCTGTTCTGCGTACTCAACTCACTCCGCCCAGCGGTAGGACGCCGATTGCCCACACCGGCACGCACGGGCGTGCGGGCCGGGGGTCCGGGGGCTTCCCCGGGAAGGCACAGCGCCAGATACCGTACCGCCACCGCGCGCCTGTCAGCGGAGGAGGATCACCTCGGTCTCCGTGCCGGGCTCCGCCGAGGTCGTGTCCTCGGGCAGCACGATCAGCGCGTCGGCCCGGGCCAGGGCGGCGACCAGATACGACCCGGAACCTCCCACCGGGGTCACCGTGCCGGCCTCTGCGTCGTAGCTCCCGCGCAGGAACTGACGCCTGCCGGACGGCGAGGACAGCGCCTCCTCCACGGCCAGCGTGGCCCGGACCGCCGGGCGGTGGACGTCGTCGAGCCCCATCAGGGTCCGGATCGCCGGTCGTACGAAGAGCTCGAAGGAGACGTACGCGGAGACCGGGTTGCCCGGCAGCGCCAGCAGCGGTGTGTGGTCCGGGCCGATCGAGCCGAATCCCTGGGGTTTGCCCGGCTGCATCGCGAGCCTGCGGAAGTCGATCCCGCCCGCCGGTTCGTCCGCGTCGGCCCCGGGGCCGGCCTCCGTGTCCCCCGCCCCGTCGCCCGGCGCGTGGCCGAAGGAGGACAGGGCCTCCTTGACCACGTCGTAGGCGCCGACGCTGACACCGCCCGTGGTGACGACGATGTCGGCCCGGATCAACTGGTCCTCGATGGTGGCGCGCAGCGTCGCGGCGTCGTCGGCGACGGCGGCCACCCGGTAGGCGATCGCCCCGGCGTCCCGGGCCGCGGCCGTGAGCGCGAAGCTGTTGGAGTCGTAGATCCGGCCGCCGGAAAGCTCCTCGCCCGGCGGCACGAGCTCACTGCCCGTGGAGAGCACGACGACACGCGGGCGCGGCCGCACCTTCACCGTCGCGCGGCCGATCGCGGCGAGCAGCCCGATCTGCGCGGGCCCGACGACCGAGCCCGCCCGCAGCGCCAGGTCCCCCGGGCGTACGTCGCTGCCCCGGGTCCTGACGTGGGCCCCGGCCTTCGCGGGCCGGTGGACCCGGACCTCGCCGCTCGCCCCCTCCGGGGCCTCGCTGTGTGCCCGCATGGCGGTGGCGGGGCCACCGCCGCTGCCGCCGTCCGTCCACTCGACCGGGACGACCGCCCCGGCACCCTCGGGCAGCGGGGCTCCGGTCATGATGCGGGCCGCCTCGCCGGGGGCGAGCAACCGGCCGCCGGCCAGCCCCCCGTCCCCCGCGGCGACGTCACCGACGACGGTGAGGACGGCCGGGAACTCCTCGCTCGCGCCCTCGACGTCGGAGACCCGGACCGCGTAACCGTCCATCGAGCTGTTGTCGAACGGCGGCAGCGCGACCTCCACCACGACGTCCTCGACCAGGACGCAGCCCTGGGCGTCGGGCAGCTGCAACTCGATGGGCTCCAGCGGCCGCACCGCGGCGAGGATGTCTTCCAGGTGCTCGTCGACCGACCAGATGGTGCTGCTCACGCTCCTACAACTCCTCGGTGACGTATCGCTTCAGCCAGGCCCGGAAGTCCGGCCCCAGGTCCTCACGTTCGCACGCCAGTCTGACAATGGCACGCAGATAGTCACTGCGGTCGCCGGTGTCGTAGCGGCGGCCCTTGAAGACGACGCCGTGCACCGGGCCGCCGGTCTCCTCGTCCTCGGTCATGAGCTGGAGGGCGTCGGTGAGCTGGATCTCGCCGCCCCGGCCGGGCTCGGTCCGCCGCAGTATGCCGAAGACCGCGGGGTCCAGGACATAGCGGCCGATGACGGCGAGGTTGCTGGGCGCGTCGGCCGGATCCGGCTTCTCCACCAGCCCCGTGACCCGCACGACGTCGCTGTCCGCGGTGGCCTCGGTGGCCGCGCATCCGTACATGTGGATCTGCGCCGGGTCGACCTCCATGAGGGCGACCACGCTGCCGCCCTCCCGTTCCTGGACCTCGATCATCCGCGAGAGCAGCGGGTCCCGGGGGTCCATCAGGTCGTCGCCGAGGAGGACGGCGAAGGGCTGGTCACCCACGTGCGGGGCAGCGCACAGGACGGCGTGGCCGAGGCCGCGCGGGTCACCCTGGCGGACGTAGTGCATGGTGGCCAGATCGCTGGACTCCTGCACCTTGGAGAGCCGTTCGGCGTCCCCCTTGCGGTACAGCGCCGACTCCAGCTCGTAGTTCCGGTCGAAGTGGTCCTCCAGGGGACGCTTGTTGCGACCGGTGATCATCAGTACGTCGGAGAGGCCTGCGGCCACCGCCTCCTCGACGACATACTGGATGGCGGGCTTGTCGACGACAGGCAGCATCTCTTTCGGAGTGGCCTTGGTGGCCGGCAGGAACCGGGTGCCGAGACCTGCAGCCGGGATGACAGCCTTGCTGATCCTGGGGCGCGACTGAGTCATGCGCAGAACTGTATCGGGTGACTATGGGCGGAAGGTAAGCATCCGGTTAACTTCGCACTCATACAACCCGATACACGAGGTATGTGAGCACCCGTTGAACGACGACATGTCCCGAAAGGCGTTCCTGCGACGCGAACTCCTCGCCGTGAGGCGGGGCCTGACATCGCGTGAGGTCAGGGACGCCGCCGAGCTCCTGGCCGCGGCCGCCGCGGCCCTCCCCGAACTGGCGGACGCCCGGACCGTGGCCGCCTACGTGTCCGTGGGGCGCGAGCCGGGGACGCACGCGCTGCTGGACGGACTGCGCGCCCGGGGCGTACGCGTGCTGCTGCCGGTCCTCATGGCGGACAACGACCTGGACTGGGCCGTCTACGAGGGCAAGGAGCACCTTCTGCCCGCCGGACGCGGCCTCCTGGAGCCGCACGGCGCCCCGCTGGGCCCCGAAGCGGTCCTCGCCGCCGACGTGGTCCTGCTCCCCGGACTCGCGGTGGACCGGCGCGGGATGCGTCTGGGGCGCGGCGGAGGCAGCTACGACCGGGTACTGGCCCGGCTGGCCGCGGCCGGGGCCGATCCCGCCCTGGTCGTCCTGCTGTACGACGACGAGGTGGTCGCACGGGTCCCGGAGGAACCGCACGACCACCCCGTGGACGCCGTGATCACGCCGACCGCGGTACGGCGCTTCCTGCCCCAGGGACACCCGGGCGTCCGAGGCGCCTGAACGCCCCGGGCTCCCGGGCCCTACGGCTTCTTCAGCGTCAAGGTGTCGACCGTGGACCCGTCGACCGCGTCCTTCCCGTAGGACCAGTCGAGCAGTTCGCCGTTGACCCACTTGTCGGTCTGGTCGGTGTAGTGCGCGCTGAACGCGTGGCCCGAGGCACCGGTGAGGTTGATCCAGCGGGACTTGTCCCAGTCCCCCACGTTGACGACCATCCGCATCGACGGGACCCAGATGACGCCGTAGCCGCCCGCGGCGTTCCACCCGGTGGCGTTGACCGCGGCCTCGCCGCCGCCGAGTCGCCAGGGGCCGCGGTTGAGTGCCCGCTGGAGCAGGTCGGGGCCCTCGGTACCGAGCGTCTGGTTGCGCAGGGTCAGCTGGTGCAGCCGGCCCCAGCTCCAGGTGCTGATGTCCTTGCCGAGCTTGGCGGTCAGCTCCCAGCGCGCGTCCTCCATGGCGCGGGCGAAGAGCTCGTCACGGCTGCCGATGGCCTCCTCGCGGCCCTGGGCCGGCGCCTTCCACCACTCGTTGTCCGTGTCCTCGAGGATCGACTCGACGACCTCGTACCAGCGGTCACCGCCGTCCGGCTGCGCCGCGTCCGGTGCGCGCTGTCCGCACTCCCGCACGAACTTGTCCTGCTCGTCCACCGGTCCGCTGCCGGCGGCGGGCCGCACGTAGATGCAGTCGCCCTCGGCGCGGAGCTCCTTGGGCAGCTTGTTGCCGAAGGCCAGCTTGAGGATGTTGCGCCAGACACCGTTGAAGTACGCCGCGGCGGCGGAGTCGGACTCCTGGGTGTAGTCCCAGCCCTCCAGCAGCTTCTGCGCCTCGCGGATGCTCTTGTCGGAGATGCCGATCTTGAGCAGCTTCGGCACCAGCTTCGCGGCGATCGCGCTCTGGTTGTCCATCTGCATCGACTGCATGTCGTCGGTGGAGACCTTGCCGCCGTCGTCGATCTTCTTCTGGATCAGGTCGTTGATCCGCTGGCTGCGGGTGCCGTAGCCCCAGTCCTTGGTGAGCATGTGCTTGTAGCCGCCGTCGATGACAGCCTGGTTGGCGGTGACGATGTAACCGCGCTTCGGGTTGTACTCGTACGGCAGTTCCTCGAACGGGACGGGGTCCTTCTCCCAGCCGTACTTCGAGGACCAGCCCGGGCTCGGCATCGTGCCGTCGCCCTCCAGGCGGACCGGGATCTT from Streptomyces sp. NBC_01754 includes:
- the glp gene encoding molybdotransferase-like divisome protein Glp, giving the protein MSSTIWSVDEHLEDILAAVRPLEPIELQLPDAQGCVLVEDVVVEVALPPFDNSSMDGYAVRVSDVEGASEEFPAVLTVVGDVAAGDGGLAGGRLLAPGEAARIMTGAPLPEGAGAVVPVEWTDGGSGGGPATAMRAHSEAPEGASGEVRVHRPAKAGAHVRTRGSDVRPGDLALRAGSVVGPAQIGLLAAIGRATVKVRPRPRVVVLSTGSELVPPGEELSGGRIYDSNSFALTAAARDAGAIAYRVAAVADDAATLRATIEDQLIRADIVVTTGGVSVGAYDVVKEALSSFGHAPGDGAGDTEAGPGADADEPAGGIDFRRLAMQPGKPQGFGSIGPDHTPLLALPGNPVSAYVSFELFVRPAIRTLMGLDDVHRPAVRATLAVEEALSSPSGRRQFLRGSYDAEAGTVTPVGGSGSYLVAALARADALIVLPEDTTSAEPGTETEVILLR
- the galU gene encoding UTP--glucose-1-phosphate uridylyltransferase GalU; its protein translation is MTQSRPRISKAVIPAAGLGTRFLPATKATPKEMLPVVDKPAIQYVVEEAVAAGLSDVLMITGRNKRPLEDHFDRNYELESALYRKGDAERLSKVQESSDLATMHYVRQGDPRGLGHAVLCAAPHVGDQPFAVLLGDDLMDPRDPLLSRMIEVQEREGGSVVALMEVDPAQIHMYGCAATEATADSDVVRVTGLVEKPDPADAPSNLAVIGRYVLDPAVFGILRRTEPGRGGEIQLTDALQLMTEDEETGGPVHGVVFKGRRYDTGDRSDYLRAIVRLACEREDLGPDFRAWLKRYVTEEL
- a CDS encoding 5-formyltetrahydrofolate cyclo-ligase produces the protein MSRKAFLRRELLAVRRGLTSREVRDAAELLAAAAAALPELADARTVAAYVSVGREPGTHALLDGLRARGVRVLLPVLMADNDLDWAVYEGKEHLLPAGRGLLEPHGAPLGPEAVLAADVVLLPGLAVDRRGMRLGRGGGSYDRVLARLAAAGADPALVVLLYDDEVVARVPEEPHDHPVDAVITPTAVRRFLPQGHPGVRGA